Proteins encoded by one window of Sardina pilchardus chromosome 7, fSarPil1.1, whole genome shotgun sequence:
- the sema3ga gene encoding sema domain, immunoglobulin domain (Ig), short basic domain, secreted, (semaphorin) 3Ga — protein sequence MAARPPLPVTVAMLLLLLAPCVCALSSGHRIAPRVRLSFKELLDTRAARPFSFSFNTSDYRILHVDPDQGRLYMGTREFLVSLDMQNVNKEPLIIHWPSSTQRKAECQLTGKGRQGECANFVRLIEPWNRTHLYTCGTGAYRPICTYIHRGWRAEDYLFRLVPGHVDSGKGRCSYDPNQQGVSALINGNLYAGVHVDFMGTDPAIFRTMGSRPATRTEQYDSRWLNEPVFTQIHMIPDSAERNDDKLYFFFREKTLDTGGGASPSVLARVGRICLNDEGGQKSLVNKWTTFLKARLVCSVIGEDEVETYFDELRDVFIQPTQDERNPVVYAVFSTAGSVFKGSAVCVYSMSDIRNVFNGPFAHKHGHNYQWTAYTGKIPYPRPGTCPGGTFTPGLRSTKEFSDEAVNFIRSHPLMYHPVYPIHKRPLVVRTGVDYRFTTIAVDQVDAVDGRYEVLFLGTDQGTVQKVIVLPKDPSTMEELTLEEVEVFRTPAPVKTMKISAKRQQLYVSSDAGLTQVSLHRCGVYGKACSDCCLARDPYCAWDGENCAPFTQATKRRSRRQDIRHGDPLRQCRGFNAKVEKRLKEIVQFGVEGSSTFLECQPRSPQASIKWLFQTDGKRKALSRDREVLKTPHGILLKSLSQADAGLYHCLATENNFKHTIARVSLRILDRQIAVALTSPDDDDDGEGHVNDERKARPQHRDPSSQGKSAAAQPWPSDPLPSQPEVRLIHQYCQSYWEQLGAQQQQQQQKNKLKSRRHTENQASSGG from the exons ATGGCTGCCCGTCCGCCCCTCCCCGTCACCGTGgcgatgctgctgctgctgctggctccgtgtgtgtgtgctctctccagCGGTCATCGCATCGCCCCCAGAGTACGCTTATCTTTCAAAG AGCTGCTGGACACCCGGGCGGCTCGTCCCTTCAGCTTCTCCTTCAACACCAGCGACTACCGGATCCTGCACGTGGACCCAGACCAGGGACGGCTCTACATGGGCACCCGTGAGTTCCTGGTGTCGCTGGACATGCAGAACGTCAACAAGGAGCCACTCATT ATTCACTGGCCCTCCTCCACCCAGAGGAAAGCAGAATGCCAGCTCACAGGAAAGGGAAGGCAG GGTGAATGTGCCAACTTTGTGCGCTTGATTGAGCCGTGGAACCGAACTCATCTGTACACATGTGGGACAGGAGCCTACAGACCCATCTGCACTTACATCCACAGAGGCTGGAGGGCAGAG GACTATCTGTTCCGGCTGGTTCCGGGTCATGTGGACTCAGGGAAGGGCCGATGCTCCTACGACCCCAACCAGCAGGGCGTTTCCGCCCTCATCA atggTAACCTGTATGCAGGAGTCCATGTGGACTTCATGGGAACGGACCCAGCCATCTTTAGAACCATGGGGAGCAGACCAGCGACCCGAACGGAACAATACGATTCCAGATGGCTGAATG AACCTGTTTTCACTCAGATCCACATGATTCCAGACAGTGCGGAGCGGAATGATGATAAGCTTTACTTTTTCTTCCGAGAGAAGACTCTGGATACGGGGGGCGGGGCCAGCCCAAGTGTCTTGGCCCGGGTTGGACGAATCTGTCTG AATGACGAGGGCGGCCAGAAGTCTCTGGTGAACAAGTGGACCACGTTCCTGAAGGCCCGGCTGGTGTGCTCCGTCATAGGGGAGGACGAGGTGGAGACCTACTTCGATGAGCTGA GGGACGTTTTTATCCAGCCCACTCAGGACGAGCGAAACCCAGTGGTGTATGCCGTCTTCTCCACGGCAGG CTCGGTGTTCAAAGGCTCGGCGGTCTGCGTCTACTCCATGTCTGACATACGAAACGTCTTTAATGGACCCTTCGCCCACAAGCACGGCCACAACTACCAGTGGACAGCCTACACGGGCAAGATCCCTTACCCTCGGCCTGGCACA tgtccTGGGGGAACCTTCACTCCCGGCCTGCGCTCCACTAAGGAGTTCTCGGACGAGGCGGTGAACTTCATCCGCAGCCACCCCCTCATGTACCACCCGGTGTACCCCATCCACAAGCGCCCCCTGGTGGTCAGGACCGGAGTGGACTACCGCTTCACCACCATCGCCGTGGACCAGGTGGACGCAGTGGATGGCAGATACGAGGTGCTGTTCCTGGGGAcag ACCAAGGGACAGTGCAGAAGGTCATTGTGCTGCCCAAAGACCCCAGCACCATGGAAGAGCTCACTCTGGAGGAAGTGGAAGTCTTCAGG ACACCTGCTCCTGTCAAAACTATGAAGATCTCAGCCAAAAGG CAACAGTTGTATGTGTCGTCGGACGCTGGCCTTACCCAGGTGTCTTTGCACCGCTGTGGGGTTTATGGGAAGGCGTGCTCCGACTGCTGTCTGGCCCGCGACCCCTACTGTGCCTGGGACGGAGAAAACTGCGCCCCCTTCACACAGGCCACCAAAAG gCGGAGTAGGAGGCAGGACATCAGGCACGGGGATCCACTGCGTCAGTGCCGAGGCTTCAACGCTAAAG TGGAGAAGCGTCTGAAGGAGATTGTGCAGTTTGGAGTGGAGGGCAGCAGCACCTTCCTGGAGTGCCAGCCCCGTTCCCCCCAGGCCTCCATCAAATGGCTCTTTCAGACCGACGGCAAGAGGAAAGCG TTGAGCCGAGACCGTGAGGTGCTGAAGACTCCGCACGGCATCCTGCTGAAGTCCCTGTcgcaggccgacgccgggctcTACCACTGCCTGGCCACCGAGAACAACTTCAAGCACACCATCGCCCGCGTCTCCCTGCGCATCCTCGACCGCCAGATCGCCGTGGCGCTCACCTCgcccgacgacgacgacgacggggAGGGCCACGTCAACGACGAGCGCAAGGCGCGACCACAACACAGGGACCCCTCGTCCCAGGGGAAGTCCGCCGCGGCCCAGCCGTGGCCCAGCGACCCCCTGCCCTCACAGCCGGAGGTCAGGCTCATCCACCAGTACTGCCAGTCTTACTGGGAGCAGCTGggagcccagcagcagcagcagcagcagaagaacAAGCTGAAGAgccgcagacacacagagaaccaGGCGTCCAgcggaggatga